A genomic window from Engraulis encrasicolus isolate BLACKSEA-1 chromosome 14, IST_EnEncr_1.0, whole genome shotgun sequence includes:
- the tgm5l gene encoding transglutaminase 5, like — translation MGDLTLKYVNLEQKENQRSHHTEDFVSDSLVVRRGQPFKLSLQLGDAAFRPGQHRLIFQILLGRLYVQVPVTYSKPPSQPDWGAYYQQSPSAGGTAGGTMEVTLCTPASAPVGLYKVRLHVLSHLYHRVYIVGEISLLCNPWCQDDAVYLPLDSQKEEYVLNDFGLLYVGTPGNVASRPWSFDQYESEILQVCMGLLEVSPQHQQDWKEDYLNRSDPVYISRVVTAMINSQDDLGVLMGKWSGSYDNGMHPTKWSGSGDILRQWAKSNFRPVKYGQCWVFAAVMCTVMRVLGIPCRVVTNFNSAHDTNANLVIEEYYTIMGEKLPASKDSIWNFHVWVESWMRRVDLGMGFDGWQVLDPTPQERSDGIFRCGPAPVRAVRDKQLSMAYDVPFVFAEMNAEVHTFIVRNGESFLVDTDSDRVGALICTKAIGSSTAKDITATYKAKEEEHELEPFRTSRSRGPSPTPQAMPMSINTGCSQCSFGVSLKFHHVPKVGDDILFTVVVTNQTGEVRRLREHVNAQVKEYSNSPADTFWQDHRVMEVGPHQTLEIPHQIPEHLCAFLTEDNLVNLAVVIEDESSQERVLAYEEFNLISPEIVIEVQNEENVQLHKEHQAQLVFSNPFKMPIAGVLSVAGSSLLESPVQIRILALQPGETMKKSISFTPKRMGLKMLHSSLTLSNMAMVIRGFKTIKVQAHQ, via the exons ATGGGAG ACTTGACTCTTAAGTATGTTAACCTGGAGCAGAAGGAGAACCAGCGTAGCCACCACACGGAGGACTTTGTGTCCGACAGCCTAGTGGTGCGCAGGGGCCAGCCCTTCAAGCTCAGCCTGCAGCTGGGGGACGCAGCATTCCGACCTGGACAACACCGACTCATCTTCCAGATTCTATTAG GTCGCCTGTATGTCCAGGTTCCTGTTACTTACTCCAAGCCCCCGTCGCAGCCGGACTGGGGGGCCTACTACCAGCAGTCCCCTAGTGCGGGGGGGACCGCGGGGGGGACCATGGAGGTGACCTTGTGCACCCCGGCCTCTGCCCCCGTGGGCCTGTATAAGGTGCGGCTGCACGTGCTGTCCCACCTCTACCACCGAGTCTACATCGTGGGGGAGATCAGCCTGCTCTGCAACCCCTGGTGCCAAG ATGACGCCGTGTACCTGCCCCTGGACAGCCAGAAAGAGGAGTATGTCCTGAACGACTTTGGTTTGTTGTACGTGGGAACACCTGGAAACGTAGCGTCCAGACCATGGTCTTTTGACCAG tatgagtCAGAGATCCTGCAGGTGTGTATGGGGCTGCTGGAGGTGAGCCCTCAGCATCAGCAGGACTGGAAGGAGGACTACCTGAACCGCTCTGACCCCGTCTACATCAGCCGAGTAGTGACCGCcatg ATTAACTCTCAGGATGACCTGGGCGTTCTGATGGGCAAGTGGTCTGGCAGCTATGATAACGGCATGCACCCCACCAAGTGGTCGGGCAGTGGGGACATCCTCAGGCAGTGGGCCAAAAGCAACTTCCGCCCGGTCAAGTACGGCCAGTGCTGGGTGTTTGCTGCCGTCATGTGCACTG taatGCGGGTGCTGGGAATCCCATGTCGAGTGGTGACCAACTTCAACTCGGCCCATGACACCAATGCCAACCTGGTTATTGAGGAATACTACACCATCATGGGGGAGAAGCTGCCTGCCAGTAAGGACAGTATCTG GAACTTCCACGTGTGGGTGGAGAGCTGGATGAGGCGTGTGGATCTGGGGATGGGCTTTGACGGATGGCAGGTGCTGGACCCAACCCCTCAGGAGAGGAGTGATG GTATATTCCGGTGCGGCCCGGCGCCCGTGAGGGCCGTGCGCGACAAGCAGCTGAGCATGGCGTACGACGTGCCGTTCGTCTTCGCCGAGATGAACGCGGAGGTGCACACCTTCATCGTGAGGAACGGCGAGTCCTTCCTGGTGGACACGGACTCGGACAGGGTCGGGGCACTCATCTGCACCAAGGCCATCGGCTCCAGCACCGCGAAAGACATCACCGCCACATACAAGGCTAAGGAGGAGGAgcatg AACTTGAGCCCTTTCGGACCTCAAGATCAAGAG GTCCCTCGCCAACACCGCAAGCCATGCCCATGAGCATAAACACCG GTTGTTCTCAATGCAGCTTCGGCGTGTCCCTGAAGTTCCACCACGTGCCCAAAGTGGGCGATGACATCCTCTTCACGGTGGTGGTAACCAATCAGACGGGCGAGGTCAGGAGGCTGAGGGAGCATGTCAACGCCCAGGTGAAGGAGTACAGCAACAGCCCAGCAGACACCTTCTGGCAGGACCACAGGGTCATGGAGGTCGGCCCCCACCAAA CTCTGGAGATACCTCACCAGATTCCTGAGCATTTATGTGCGTTCCTGACTGAGGACAACCTTGTGAACCTGGCTGTGGTGATTGAGGATGAAAGTAGCCAGGAGAGAGTGCTAGCCTACGAGGAGTTCAACCTCATTAGCCCTGAGATAGTCATTGAG GTACAAAATGAAGAGAACGTGCAGCTCCACAAGGAGCATCAGGCCCAGCTGGTGTTCAGCAACCCGTTCAAGATGCCCATCGCTGGGGTGCTCAGCGTGGCAGGCTCAAGCCTCCTGGAGAGCCCGGTCCAAATCAG GATTCTCGCACTTCAGCCGGGTGAGACGATGAAGAAGTCTATCAGCTTCACCCCCAAGAGGATGGGCCTCAAGATGTTGCACTCCAGCCTGACTCTCAGCAACATGGCCATGGTCATCCGCGGCTTCAAGACCATCAAAGTCCAAGCTCATCAGTAA
- the pxmp4 gene encoding peroxisomal membrane protein 4 yields MAGSELLKTLLYTINNVLQQEKYRAALAVVKGFRNGAVYGAKIRAPHALVMTFLFRSGSLKDKLKAIFKATYTHSRNLAYFVFVYKGLQALQQKMQGKTLQSQSFLAACLGGWLVFGENNNINSQINMYLLSRILFALSRLAVEKGIIPQPKSDPFPMFATLVWGIVLWLFEYYPHTLQPSLQSSMNYLYHDSNVWHDVTDFVIYNKPKAAAAN; encoded by the exons ATGGCTGGGTCAGAGCTGTTAAAAACATTGCTGTATACTATAAACAACGTACTTCAGCAAGAGAAGTATAGAGCTGCTCTAGCAGTGGTGAAGGGATTCAGAAATGGAGCCGT GTATGGGGCAAAAATCCGGGCACCTCATGCCCTTGTCATGACATTTTTGTTCAGAAGTGGGAG CTTGAAGGACAAGCTGAAAGCCATTTTcaaagccacatacacacactcgaggAATCTCGCCTACTTCGTCTTTGTTTACAAAGGGCTTCAGGCCCTCCAGCAGAAGATGCAGGGAAAGACCCTTCAATCTCAGTCTTTCCTTGCTGCGTGCCTTGGGGGTTGGCTTGTGTTTGGAGAGAACAACAACATTAATAGTCAG aTAAACATGTACTTACTATCCAGGATCCTGTTTGCTCTGTCTCGCCTGGCTGTGGAGAAGGGCATCATCCCCCAGCCAAAGAGCGACCCTTTCCCCATGTTCGCCACGCTGGTGTGGGGCATTGTGCTGTGGCTGTTCGAGTACTACCCTCACACCCTTCAGCCATCCCTGCAGTCCTCCATGAACTACCTCTACCACGACAGCAACGTGTGGCACGACGTCACAGACTTCGTTATCTATAACAAGCCCAAAGCCGCGGCAGCCAATTGA